Below is a window of Arthrobacter sp. SLBN-112 DNA.
CATGTCGTCCGCGTGGTTGGCGTGCGGGTCCGCGGCCAGGAGGGCCAGGGTGTACGGGTGGCGGGGGTTGTCCAGGACGGCGTTCGTTTTGCCGTTCTCCACCACCTGGCCGGCGTACATGACAGCGACCTGGTCGCAGATGTCCGCCACCACGCCGAGGTCGTGGGTGACCATCACTACGGACATGCCGGTGTCCTTCACCAGGGTCCGAAGCAGGGACAGGATCTCGGCCTGGACGGTGACGTCCAGGGCTGTGGTCGGTTCGTCCGCGACCAGCAGTTTCGGCTGTCCGGAGAGCGCCAGTGCGATGGCGACGCGTTGCGCCATGCCGCCACTGATCTGGTGCGGATAGGTCTTCAGGATGCGCGGGGCATCAACGATGCCCACTTTCTCCAGCAGGCTTTGCGCCTCGTTGCGGGCCTCGGCCCTGCCCATGCCGCGGAGCCGCCGGATAGTGGCGGTCAACTGGTATCCCACGGTGAACATGGGGTCCAGGGCGCGCATGGGTTCCTGGCTGATCAGGGCGATTTCCCTGCCGCGGACGGCTTCCATGTCTTTGTCCGCCACGGCGGCCAGGTTCTTGCCGTTCCAGAGGATCTGGCCGCCGGTGACGGAGACGCCGGAGGGAAGCAGCCCGAGCAGGGACAGGGCGGTCATGGTCTTGCCGCAGCCGGACTCCCCCACCAGGCCCAGGACGGTACCGGGCTGGACCTCGAAGGAGACATCGGTGACCAGGCGGACGCCGTTGCCTGTACCAGCGCTATCGACGCCGACGGACAGGTTGCGGACGCTGAGCGTCCCCTGTGCGGCGGTACCGGGCGACGCGACGTCCTCCACGGCAGGAACGGGAGCTGCGGCGGCGATGGCGGCGATGGCGGCGACGGCTCTGGACCGCTGCCGCCGGGCAGCGGCGGACGGCAGGTGCGGGGCGGCAGCGTTGGGTGCCTTGCCCAGGGCGTTGCCGATGGCGTTGGCGGACAGGACGGTCAGCGCCAACACGGCGCCGGTGGGAACCATCATCCAAGGGGCATCGTAGACGTGCTGCGAAGCGCCCTGGATCATGCCGCCCCAGCTGGGCTGCGGGATGGGCGGACCAAACCCGATGAACGCCAAACCAGCCTGGATGAGCATGCCCACGGCGAAGATCAGTGCGGCCTGGACCACAATGGTGTTGGCCAGCCCGGGCAGGACGTGCCGGAAGCTGACACCCAGCGGGCTGACGCCATCCACCTTGGCCGCATCCACATACAGCTGCGACTGCAGGGACTTGGCCTGGCCCAGGATCACCCGGTAGACGCCGGCGGACATCAGGATGCCCAGGATGGCCATGACCACGGGGATGTTGGTTCCCACGGCGCCAATGACGGCCAGGATGATCACCGTTCCCGGCAGGGACATCATAATTTCGGTGACCCGGCTGATGACGCCTTCGGTCCGTTCACCGGCACCGGCGGCCGCCATGGCCAGGATGGTGCCAAGGCCGACGCCGACAACCACCGTGAGCATCGAGGTCCCCAGGGTGCCGGCTGCGGCGGCGAAAATGCGGCTGAGGATGTCGCGGCCCAGTTCGTCCGTCCCCAGCCAGTGGGCGGCGGTGGGGCCGGAGAGGACAGCGGTGAAATCCTGGTCCTCGGTCTTGAAGGGCAGCCACAGCGGGGCGGTCAGGGACGCGATGACAATGGCCGCGAGCCAGATAAGCCCGGCCACGGCACCCGGCGAAGTGAACAGCCGGTGCCGGGAAAACCTGGAGATGGCCGCTTTGCCGGCATTGCGCGCGGGCGTTCCTGCCGGCGTGGTACGTCCTGCCTGGTCCGCGTCCGCGGGGGCCGGGGCAACTGTGGGGATCATGAGGCACGCAACTTCGGGTCGAGGAACTTGGTGGCCAGCTCCAGCACCAGGTTGACGGCAACCACCACCACGGTGGCGATCACCACCACGCCCTGGACGGCGGGGGCGTCATGGGTACTGACGGAGGTCTGGACGGCCTGGCCCAGTCCGGGCATCGCGAACAGCTGCTCCGCAATGACGGAACCGCCGAACAGGCCAATGAACTGCAGCGCGATGCCGGCCACGATGGGCAGGCTGGCGTAGCGCAGGGCGTGGACGTAAAGGATCTTCCAGGTGGGGGTGGCCGTGGCGCGCAGCGTGCGGATATGTTCCTGCTGCAGGGCCTCCAGCATGGACGCCCTGGTCTGGCGGGCGATGAATGCCGCGCCGCCGACGGCCAGGGTTATCACAGGCAGGGCCAGGGAAAGGGCCCAGTCCTGCGGCGAGACCTCGAACGGGACGTAGCCGGTGGCGGGAAAGATGGAGGACTGGACGGCGAACAGGTAGACGAAGAGGACGCCCACCCAAAAGGCAGGCAGCGCGACGAGGAGGCCCACGAAGCCGCCGATCAGCTGGTCCAGCAGGCCGCCGCGGACCGCTGCGGTGACGCCCAATGCGATCCCGAGGACCGCGCTGAGGATGGTGGCTCCGGCAGCAAGCGAGGCGGTGACGGGCAGGCGGCTGGCGAGGTCGGAGCTGACTGAGCGGCCATCGATGAGCGAGATGCCCAGGTCGCCCTGGACCGCGGACCCGAGCCAGGTGAAGAACTGCGTGAACAGCGGATCGTTCCAGCCCAGCCTCTGGTTGACCTCGTCGATGGCTTCCTGGGAGGCGCCGGCCCCGAGGGACACGGCCCCGGGGCTGCCCGGCATTGCGTGCACCAGCAGGAATGCCAGCACCGCAACCACCAGCACGGTGGCCAGCGCCATCAACAGGCGCTTAGTGATGAATAGTGCCATGGTGACCTCCATCGGTCAGGGCCCTCCCGGGCGGCCCTTGTCCTGGTGGGCAAGGGCCGCCCGGGAGGGTGCGGGTATTAGCTGGCCGGCGTGTAGGACGAGAGGAGCGGGTAGGCGTTGGTGCCGGCGAACTTCACCTGGGCCACCTTCTTGGTGTTGTAGCCCTGGTTGGTCAGGGCCTCGTACAGCGGGATCATCCAGCCGGATTCCACCAGCCGGGTGTTCAGCTTGGTGGCGGCTGCCTTCACGGCGGCATCGTCCTTGGCTGCGGCCAGCTCGCCGGTGGCAGCGCTGAGCTGGTCATCGGTGGCCTTCTGGACGTTGGTGAAGCCGTTCAGGACGACGCCATACATCACGCCGACGGGGTTGTCCCAGTTAAGGGGCGCATAGCCAAGGGGCGTGGTAGCTACGGCGGCGAAGGCTTCATCCGTAGAAGCTGCCATCTTCACGTTCATGGTGATGCCGACGGCGGCCAGGTCCTTCTGGACTGCCTGCAGGTCCGTCTGGGTCTGTGCACCGGCGATGATAGTGAACTCAAAGCCGTTCGCGTAACCGGCCTCGGCCAACAGGCTCTTGGCCTTGTCCGGGTTGTACGCGAACTTGGTTTCGAGGTCCTTGGTGAAGCCGGCCGAATCCTTGGGGAGGGCGTTCCAGGCCGGGATGTCACCCTTGTGCAGTGCGTCCACCAGGGCCTGGCGGTTGATGGCGTACTGGATGGCCTGGCGGACCTTCTCCTTTGCGAACGCCGGGGCTGTCTTGCCGATCTTGTCGAAGGAGATCATGGTGTTGACGGTGCCGCCGATCTGGGAAACGCCGACGCCTTTGGACTTCGCGAAGTCAACGGTGTTCGAGGTCAACATGGCCACGTCGGCCTGGCCGGAGACCAGGGCGTTGGCGCGGGCCTGGGGGTCCAGGACCACACTGAAGACCACTTTCTTGTAGGCGTACTTGGCAGCGTCAGCGCTCTTGTCGTTCTTCACCAGGACGTATTTGTTCCCCTTCACGGTGGAGGAGTCAAGGGTGTAGGGCCCGGAACCGTCAGGGGTTGCCGCGAGGCTGGACGTGTCCGTGACACCGTTCTTGCCCACGATCATGCCGGTGGTGGAAGCCAGGTTCTTCTCGAATCCAGGCTGCGGCTTGGCGAAGGTCAGGGCCACCTGGGTGGGGCTGACCACGTCCACGGAGGTGATCTCCTGGGCTCCGCCCTTGGCGACGGCGGAGTAGGCGCTCAGTGCGGGATCGGACCGGCGGTCCAGGTTGGCCTTGACCAGTGCGGCGTCAAGCTTGGAGCCGTCGGTGAACGTCACGTCGTCCTTGAGGGTCAGCGTCAGGACCGTCTTGTCCGCGTTGTAGCTGAAGTCCTTGGCCAGGCCCGGGCCCGTGGAACCGTCCGGCTGAAGGGTCATCAGGCTGTCGTAGAGGCCTTCGAAGAACTGGCGCTGGGCTGCGGAGACACGCAGCGGGTCGAAACCGAAGGAGGCCGAGTCGCTGTCGATGGCCAGGGTCAGGCTGCTGGTGTCAGCCTTCGCCGCAGCTTGGCTGGACCCGCCGCCGCAGGCGGCCAGGGAACCCATCAGCAGGGCACCGGCCAGAACGGCGGAGCTCGCACGGGCGGTGGAGTTCGGAAGTTTCATGTAGTGCGCCTTTGCATTCTGATGTGATGGCGGAGGAACGGTTGTGGGGGCTGGCTGCTCGCCGGCTCCCTTCAAGAATCAGCCGGGGCCACAGGCACCAAACATGACAATGTCATTGATTGAAAAAGTATTGTGGTGGCGGTCACGCCGGGCGACAGGATGGATGCAGGGCAGCGAAGCCTGGGACGCCTGCGCGCGTCCATCACGAAAGGAACCCCATGACCAACCCGTTCCCCAGCGACTTCCTTTGGGGCGTGGCCACCGCAGGCCACCAAGTGGAAGGCAACGACGTCAACAGCGATACCTGGTTCCTGGAGCACCTGCCCGGGACGATTTTCGCGGAGCCGTCCGGGGATGCCGTGGACCATTACCACCGCTACCGCGAGGACATCGCACTGATTGCCGGCCTCGGCTTCACCAGCTACCGGTTTTCCCTGGAATGGGCCCGGATCGAGCCGGAGGAGGGCCACTTCTCGGTGGCTGCACTGGACCACTACAGGCGGGTGCTGGAGGCCTGCCACGAGCATGGCCTCACCCCGGTGGTCACGTTCCACCATTTCACGTCACCGCTCTGGCTCCTTCGGGTCGGCGGCTGGGAGGGCGACCGGACGCCCGAACTCTTTGCTCGGTATTGCGACCGGGCAATGGCGCACCTTGGCGACCTGATCGGCGTCGCCTGCACGCTGAACGAACCCAACCTCCCCTGGCTGCTGGAATCATTCGGCATCGGCGGGGAAGCACCGGAGAACCGCGGTTCGGTGCCCATCTGGGCGGCCGCCGCTGAGCGTTTGGGTGTGGATGCCACCACCATCGCGCCGTTCCAGTTCTGTTCCACTGAAGCCGGTTTCACCGTCAAGCTGGCCGCGCACCGGGCCGCCATTGCTGCCATCAAGGCCCGTCGCCCCGATCTTCAGGTGGGCTGGACGCTGGCAAACTCCGATATCCAGGCTATTCCCGGCGGCCAAGAGCTTGCGGAGCAAGTCCGGCGGGACGTGAACGAACGTTTCCTGGAGGCGTCCCGCGGTGACGATTTCGTGGGCATCCAGACCTACGGCCGCACCGTGTACGGGCCGGACGGCCACGCTCCGGCACCGGAGGGTGTGCCCACCAACCAGATGGGCGAGGAAATCTACCCCCAGGCATTGGAAGCCACCATCCGCGAGGCCCACAGGATCGCCGGCATCCCGGTGATAGTCACCGAGAACGGCCTGGCCACCGAAGACGACACCCAGCGCGTGGCGTACCTGAAGGCGGCCGTCGACAGCGTTGCCGCCTGCATCGAGGACGGCATCGACGTCCGCGGGTACATCGCCTGGACCGCGTTCGACAACTTCGAGTGGGTCTTCGGCTATGGGCCCAAGTTCGGCCTGATCGCCGTCGACCGCTCCACCCAGGAACGCACACCGAAG
It encodes the following:
- a CDS encoding dipeptide/oligopeptide/nickel ABC transporter permease/ATP-binding protein → MIPTVAPAPADADQAGRTTPAGTPARNAGKAAISRFSRHRLFTSPGAVAGLIWLAAIVIASLTAPLWLPFKTEDQDFTAVLSGPTAAHWLGTDELGRDILSRIFAAAAGTLGTSMLTVVVGVGLGTILAMAAAGAGERTEGVISRVTEIMMSLPGTVIILAVIGAVGTNIPVVMAILGILMSAGVYRVILGQAKSLQSQLYVDAAKVDGVSPLGVSFRHVLPGLANTIVVQAALIFAVGMLIQAGLAFIGFGPPIPQPSWGGMIQGASQHVYDAPWMMVPTGAVLALTVLSANAIGNALGKAPNAAAPHLPSAAARRQRSRAVAAIAAIAAAAPVPAVEDVASPGTAAQGTLSVRNLSVGVDSAGTGNGVRLVTDVSFEVQPGTVLGLVGESGCGKTMTALSLLGLLPSGVSVTGGQILWNGKNLAAVADKDMEAVRGREIALISQEPMRALDPMFTVGYQLTATIRRLRGMGRAEARNEAQSLLEKVGIVDAPRILKTYPHQISGGMAQRVAIALALSGQPKLLVADEPTTALDVTVQAEILSLLRTLVKDTGMSVVMVTHDLGVVADICDQVAVMYAGQVVENGKTNAVLDNPRHPYTLALLAADPHANHADDMPERLATISGQVPQPKDWPTGCRFAARCQFAGSACLEPVPLLRSGTGEGLVRCVKADQLAVEGMDWLATDVPASRTLEVTPKQNPGTLSSIVEKDLA
- a CDS encoding ABC transporter permease, with product MEVTMALFITKRLLMALATVLVVAVLAFLLVHAMPGSPGAVSLGAGASQEAIDEVNQRLGWNDPLFTQFFTWLGSAVQGDLGISLIDGRSVSSDLASRLPVTASLAAGATILSAVLGIALGVTAAVRGGLLDQLIGGFVGLLVALPAFWVGVLFVYLFAVQSSIFPATGYVPFEVSPQDWALSLALPVITLAVGGAAFIARQTRASMLEALQQEHIRTLRATATPTWKILYVHALRYASLPIVAGIALQFIGLFGGSVIAEQLFAMPGLGQAVQTSVSTHDAPAVQGVVVIATVVVVAVNLVLELATKFLDPKLRAS
- a CDS encoding ABC transporter substrate-binding protein, which encodes MKLPNSTARASSAVLAGALLMGSLAACGGGSSQAAAKADTSSLTLAIDSDSASFGFDPLRVSAAQRQFFEGLYDSLMTLQPDGSTGPGLAKDFSYNADKTVLTLTLKDDVTFTDGSKLDAALVKANLDRRSDPALSAYSAVAKGGAQEITSVDVVSPTQVALTFAKPQPGFEKNLASTTGMIVGKNGVTDTSSLAATPDGSGPYTLDSSTVKGNKYVLVKNDKSADAAKYAYKKVVFSVVLDPQARANALVSGQADVAMLTSNTVDFAKSKGVGVSQIGGTVNTMISFDKIGKTAPAFAKEKVRQAIQYAINRQALVDALHKGDIPAWNALPKDSAGFTKDLETKFAYNPDKAKSLLAEAGYANGFEFTIIAGAQTQTDLQAVQKDLAAVGITMNVKMAASTDEAFAAVATTPLGYAPLNWDNPVGVMYGVVLNGFTNVQKATDDQLSAATGELAAAKDDAAVKAAATKLNTRLVESGWMIPLYEALTNQGYNTKKVAQVKFAGTNAYPLLSSYTPAS
- a CDS encoding family 1 glycosylhydrolase encodes the protein MTNPFPSDFLWGVATAGHQVEGNDVNSDTWFLEHLPGTIFAEPSGDAVDHYHRYREDIALIAGLGFTSYRFSLEWARIEPEEGHFSVAALDHYRRVLEACHEHGLTPVVTFHHFTSPLWLLRVGGWEGDRTPELFARYCDRAMAHLGDLIGVACTLNEPNLPWLLESFGIGGEAPENRGSVPIWAAAAERLGVDATTIAPFQFCSTEAGFTVKLAAHRAAIAAIKARRPDLQVGWTLANSDIQAIPGGQELAEQVRRDVNERFLEASRGDDFVGIQTYGRTVYGPDGHAPAPEGVPTNQMGEEIYPQALEATIREAHRIAGIPVIVTENGLATEDDTQRVAYLKAAVDSVAACIEDGIDVRGYIAWTAFDNFEWVFGYGPKFGLIAVDRSTQERTPKESAHWLGNLARDHAKAAAPQPV